One part of the Symphalangus syndactylus isolate Jambi chromosome 1, NHGRI_mSymSyn1-v2.1_pri, whole genome shotgun sequence genome encodes these proteins:
- the SLC22A6 gene encoding solute carrier family 22 member 6 isoform X3: protein MAFNDLLQQVGGVGRFQQIQVTLVVLPLLLMASHNTLQNFTAAIPTHHCRPPADANLSKNGGLEVWLPRDRKGQPESCLRFTSPQWGLPFPNGTEANGTGATEPCTDGWIYDNSTFPSTIVTEWDLVCSHRALRQLAQSLYMVGVLLGAMVFGYLADRLGRRKVLILNYLQTAVSGTCAAFAPNFPIYCAFRLLSGMSLAGISLNCMTLNVEWMPIHTRACVGTLIGYVYSLGQFLLAGVAYAVPQWRHLQLLTSAPFFAFFIYSWFFIESARWHSSSGRLDLTLRALQRVARINGKREEGAKLSMEVLRASLQKELTMGKGQASAMELLRCPTLRHLFLRLSMLWFATSFAYYGLVMDLQGFGVSIYLIQVIFGAVDLPAKLVGFLVINSLGRRPAQMAALLLAGICILLNGVIPQDQSIVRTSLAVLGKGCLAASFNCIFLYTGELYPTMIRAVTVLLPETLGQPLPDTVQDLESRWAPTQKEAGIYPRKGKQTRQQQEHQKYMVPLQASAQEKNGL from the exons ATGGCCTTTAATGACCTCCTGCAGCAGGTGGGGGGTGTCGGCCGCTTCCAGCAGATCCAGGTCACCCTGGTGGTCCTCCCCCTGCTCCTGATGGCTTCTCACAACACCCTGCAGAACTTCACTGCTGCCATCCCTACCCACCACTGCCGCCCGCCTGCCGATGCCAACCTCAGCAAGAACGGGGGGCTGGAGGTCTGGCTGCCCCGGGACAGGAAGGGGCAGCCTGAGTCCTGCCTCCGCTTCACCTCCCCACAGTGGGGACTGCCCTTTCCCAATGGCACAGAAGCCAATGGCACAGGGGCCACAGAGCCCTGCACCGATGGCTGGATCTATGACAACAGCACCTTCCCATCTACCATCGTGACTGAG TGGGACCTCGTGTGCTCTCACAGGGCCTTACGCCAGCTGGCCCAGTCCTTGTACATGGTGGGGGTGCTGCTCGGAGCCATGGTGTTCGGCTACCTTGCAGACAG gCTAGGCCGCCGGAAGGTACTGATCTTGAACTACCTGCAGACAGCTGTGTCAGGGACCTGCGCAGCCTTCGCACCCAACTTCCCCATATACTGCGCCTTCCGGCTTCTCTCGGGCATGTCTCTGGCTGGCATCTCCCTCAACTGCATGACACTGA ATGTGGAGTGGATGCCCATCCACACACGGGCCTGCGTGGGCACCTTGATTGGCTATGTCTACAGCCTGGGCCAGTTCCTCCTGGCCGGTGTGGCCTACGCTGTGCCCCAATGGCGCCACCTGCAGCTACTGACCTCTGCGCCTTTTTTTGCCTTCTTCATCTACTCCTG GTTCTTCATCGAGTCAGCCCGCTGGCACTCCTCCTCCGGGAGGCTGGACCTCACCCTGAGGGCCCTGCAGAGAGTCGCCCGGATCAATGGGAAGCGGGAAGAAGGAGCCAAGTTGAGTATGGAG GTACTCCGAGCCAGTCTGCAGAAGGAGCTGACCATGGGCAAAGGCCAGGCATCGGCCATGGAGCTGCTGCGCTGCCCCACCCTCCGCCACCTCTTCCTCCGCCTCTCCATGCTGTG GTTTGCCACTAGCTTTGCATACTATGGGCTGGTCATGGACCTGCAGGGCTTTGGAGTCAGCATCTACCTAATCCAGGTGATCTTTGGTGCCGTGGACCTGCCTGCCAAGCTTGTGGGCTTCCTTGTCATCAACTCCCTGGGTCGCCGGCCTGCCCAGATGGCTGCGCTGCTGCTGGCAGGCATCTGCATCCTGCTCAATGGGGTGATACCCCAGG ACCAGTCCATTGTCCGAACCTCTCTTGCTGTGCTGGGGAAGGGTTGTCTGGCTGCCTCCTTCAACTGCATCTTCCTGTACACTGGGGAACTGTATCCCACAATGATCCG CGCTGTCACTGTCCTCCTGCCAGAGACCCTGGGCCAGCCACTGCCGGACACGGTGCAGGACCTGGAGAGCAGGTGGGCCCCCACTCAGAAAGAAGCAGGGATATATCCCAG GAAAGGGAAACAGACACGACAGCAACAAGAGCACCAGAAGTATATGGTCCCACTGCAGGCCTCAGCACAGGAGAAGAATGGACTCTGA
- the SLC22A6 gene encoding solute carrier family 22 member 6 isoform X2 translates to MAFNDLLQQVGGVGRFQQIQVTLVVLPLLLMASHNTLQNFTAAIPTHHCRPPADANLSKNGGLEVWLPRDRKGQPESCLRFTSPQWGLPFPNGTEANGTGATEPCTDGWIYDNSTFPSTIVTEWDLVCSHRALRQLAQSLYMVGVLLGAMVFGYLADRLGRRKVLILNYLQTAVSGTCAAFAPNFPIYCAFRLLSGMSLAGISLNCMTLNVEWMPIHTRACVGTLIGYVYSLGQFLLAGVAYAVPQWRHLQLLTSAPFFAFFIYSWFFIESARWHSSSGRLDLTLRALQRVARINGKREEGAKLSMEVLRASLQKELTMGKGQASAMELLRCPTLRHLFLRLSMLWFATSFAYYGLVMDLQGFGVSIYLIQVIFGAVDLPAKLVGFLVINSLGRRPAQMAALLLAGICILLNGVIPQDQSIVRTSLAVLGKGCLAASFNCIFLYTGELYPTMIRQTGMGMGSTMARVGSIVSPLVSMTAELYPSMPLFIYGAVPVAASAVTVLLPETLGQPLPDTVQDLESRKGKQTRQQQEHQKYMVPLQASAQEKNGL, encoded by the exons ATGGCCTTTAATGACCTCCTGCAGCAGGTGGGGGGTGTCGGCCGCTTCCAGCAGATCCAGGTCACCCTGGTGGTCCTCCCCCTGCTCCTGATGGCTTCTCACAACACCCTGCAGAACTTCACTGCTGCCATCCCTACCCACCACTGCCGCCCGCCTGCCGATGCCAACCTCAGCAAGAACGGGGGGCTGGAGGTCTGGCTGCCCCGGGACAGGAAGGGGCAGCCTGAGTCCTGCCTCCGCTTCACCTCCCCACAGTGGGGACTGCCCTTTCCCAATGGCACAGAAGCCAATGGCACAGGGGCCACAGAGCCCTGCACCGATGGCTGGATCTATGACAACAGCACCTTCCCATCTACCATCGTGACTGAG TGGGACCTCGTGTGCTCTCACAGGGCCTTACGCCAGCTGGCCCAGTCCTTGTACATGGTGGGGGTGCTGCTCGGAGCCATGGTGTTCGGCTACCTTGCAGACAG gCTAGGCCGCCGGAAGGTACTGATCTTGAACTACCTGCAGACAGCTGTGTCAGGGACCTGCGCAGCCTTCGCACCCAACTTCCCCATATACTGCGCCTTCCGGCTTCTCTCGGGCATGTCTCTGGCTGGCATCTCCCTCAACTGCATGACACTGA ATGTGGAGTGGATGCCCATCCACACACGGGCCTGCGTGGGCACCTTGATTGGCTATGTCTACAGCCTGGGCCAGTTCCTCCTGGCCGGTGTGGCCTACGCTGTGCCCCAATGGCGCCACCTGCAGCTACTGACCTCTGCGCCTTTTTTTGCCTTCTTCATCTACTCCTG GTTCTTCATCGAGTCAGCCCGCTGGCACTCCTCCTCCGGGAGGCTGGACCTCACCCTGAGGGCCCTGCAGAGAGTCGCCCGGATCAATGGGAAGCGGGAAGAAGGAGCCAAGTTGAGTATGGAG GTACTCCGAGCCAGTCTGCAGAAGGAGCTGACCATGGGCAAAGGCCAGGCATCGGCCATGGAGCTGCTGCGCTGCCCCACCCTCCGCCACCTCTTCCTCCGCCTCTCCATGCTGTG GTTTGCCACTAGCTTTGCATACTATGGGCTGGTCATGGACCTGCAGGGCTTTGGAGTCAGCATCTACCTAATCCAGGTGATCTTTGGTGCCGTGGACCTGCCTGCCAAGCTTGTGGGCTTCCTTGTCATCAACTCCCTGGGTCGCCGGCCTGCCCAGATGGCTGCGCTGCTGCTGGCAGGCATCTGCATCCTGCTCAATGGGGTGATACCCCAGG ACCAGTCCATTGTCCGAACCTCTCTTGCTGTGCTGGGGAAGGGTTGTCTGGCTGCCTCCTTCAACTGCATCTTCCTGTACACTGGGGAACTGTATCCCACAATGATCCG GCAGACAGGCATGGGAATGGGCAGCACCATGGCCCGAGTGGGCAGCATCGTGAGCCCACTGGTGAGCATGACTGCCGAGCTCTACCCCTCCATGCCTCTCTTCATCTACGGTGCTGTTCCCGTGGCCGCCAGCGCTGTCACTGTCCTCCTGCCAGAGACCCTGGGCCAGCCACTGCCGGACACGGTGCAGGACCTGGAGAGCAG GAAAGGGAAACAGACACGACAGCAACAAGAGCACCAGAAGTATATGGTCCCACTGCAGGCCTCAGCACAGGAGAAGAATGGACTCTGA
- the SLC22A6 gene encoding solute carrier family 22 member 6 isoform X4 translates to MAFNDLLQQVGGVGRFQQIQVTLVVLPLLLMASHNTLQNFTAAIPTHHCRPPADANLSKNGGLEVWLPRDRKGQPESCLRFTSPQWGLPFPNGTEANGTGATEPCTDGWIYDNSTFPSTIVTEWDLVCSHRALRQLAQSLYMVGVLLGAMVFGYLADRLGRRKVLILNYLQTAVSGTCAAFAPNFPIYCAFRLLSGMSLAGISLNCMTLNVEWMPIHTRACVGTLIGYVYSLGQFLLAGVAYAVPQWRHLQLLTSAPFFAFFIYSWFFIESARWHSSSGRLDLTLRALQRVARINGKREEGAKLSMEVLRASLQKELTMGKGQASAMELLRCPTLRHLFLRLSMLWFATSFAYYGLVMDLQGFGVSIYLIQVIFGAVDLPAKLVGFLVINSLGRRPAQMAALLLAGICILLNGVIPQDQSIVRTSLAVLGKGCLAASFNCIFLYTGELYPTMIRAVTVLLPETLGQPLPDTVQDLESRKGKQTRQQQEHQKYMVPLQASAQEKNGL, encoded by the exons ATGGCCTTTAATGACCTCCTGCAGCAGGTGGGGGGTGTCGGCCGCTTCCAGCAGATCCAGGTCACCCTGGTGGTCCTCCCCCTGCTCCTGATGGCTTCTCACAACACCCTGCAGAACTTCACTGCTGCCATCCCTACCCACCACTGCCGCCCGCCTGCCGATGCCAACCTCAGCAAGAACGGGGGGCTGGAGGTCTGGCTGCCCCGGGACAGGAAGGGGCAGCCTGAGTCCTGCCTCCGCTTCACCTCCCCACAGTGGGGACTGCCCTTTCCCAATGGCACAGAAGCCAATGGCACAGGGGCCACAGAGCCCTGCACCGATGGCTGGATCTATGACAACAGCACCTTCCCATCTACCATCGTGACTGAG TGGGACCTCGTGTGCTCTCACAGGGCCTTACGCCAGCTGGCCCAGTCCTTGTACATGGTGGGGGTGCTGCTCGGAGCCATGGTGTTCGGCTACCTTGCAGACAG gCTAGGCCGCCGGAAGGTACTGATCTTGAACTACCTGCAGACAGCTGTGTCAGGGACCTGCGCAGCCTTCGCACCCAACTTCCCCATATACTGCGCCTTCCGGCTTCTCTCGGGCATGTCTCTGGCTGGCATCTCCCTCAACTGCATGACACTGA ATGTGGAGTGGATGCCCATCCACACACGGGCCTGCGTGGGCACCTTGATTGGCTATGTCTACAGCCTGGGCCAGTTCCTCCTGGCCGGTGTGGCCTACGCTGTGCCCCAATGGCGCCACCTGCAGCTACTGACCTCTGCGCCTTTTTTTGCCTTCTTCATCTACTCCTG GTTCTTCATCGAGTCAGCCCGCTGGCACTCCTCCTCCGGGAGGCTGGACCTCACCCTGAGGGCCCTGCAGAGAGTCGCCCGGATCAATGGGAAGCGGGAAGAAGGAGCCAAGTTGAGTATGGAG GTACTCCGAGCCAGTCTGCAGAAGGAGCTGACCATGGGCAAAGGCCAGGCATCGGCCATGGAGCTGCTGCGCTGCCCCACCCTCCGCCACCTCTTCCTCCGCCTCTCCATGCTGTG GTTTGCCACTAGCTTTGCATACTATGGGCTGGTCATGGACCTGCAGGGCTTTGGAGTCAGCATCTACCTAATCCAGGTGATCTTTGGTGCCGTGGACCTGCCTGCCAAGCTTGTGGGCTTCCTTGTCATCAACTCCCTGGGTCGCCGGCCTGCCCAGATGGCTGCGCTGCTGCTGGCAGGCATCTGCATCCTGCTCAATGGGGTGATACCCCAGG ACCAGTCCATTGTCCGAACCTCTCTTGCTGTGCTGGGGAAGGGTTGTCTGGCTGCCTCCTTCAACTGCATCTTCCTGTACACTGGGGAACTGTATCCCACAATGATCCG CGCTGTCACTGTCCTCCTGCCAGAGACCCTGGGCCAGCCACTGCCGGACACGGTGCAGGACCTGGAGAGCAG GAAAGGGAAACAGACACGACAGCAACAAGAGCACCAGAAGTATATGGTCCCACTGCAGGCCTCAGCACAGGAGAAGAATGGACTCTGA
- the SLC22A6 gene encoding solute carrier family 22 member 6 isoform X1, with translation MAFNDLLQQVGGVGRFQQIQVTLVVLPLLLMASHNTLQNFTAAIPTHHCRPPADANLSKNGGLEVWLPRDRKGQPESCLRFTSPQWGLPFPNGTEANGTGATEPCTDGWIYDNSTFPSTIVTEWDLVCSHRALRQLAQSLYMVGVLLGAMVFGYLADRLGRRKVLILNYLQTAVSGTCAAFAPNFPIYCAFRLLSGMSLAGISLNCMTLNVEWMPIHTRACVGTLIGYVYSLGQFLLAGVAYAVPQWRHLQLLTSAPFFAFFIYSWFFIESARWHSSSGRLDLTLRALQRVARINGKREEGAKLSMEVLRASLQKELTMGKGQASAMELLRCPTLRHLFLRLSMLWFATSFAYYGLVMDLQGFGVSIYLIQVIFGAVDLPAKLVGFLVINSLGRRPAQMAALLLAGICILLNGVIPQDQSIVRTSLAVLGKGCLAASFNCIFLYTGELYPTMIRQTGMGMGSTMARVGSIVSPLVSMTAELYPSMPLFIYGAVPVAASAVTVLLPETLGQPLPDTVQDLESRWAPTQKEAGIYPRKGKQTRQQQEHQKYMVPLQASAQEKNGL, from the exons ATGGCCTTTAATGACCTCCTGCAGCAGGTGGGGGGTGTCGGCCGCTTCCAGCAGATCCAGGTCACCCTGGTGGTCCTCCCCCTGCTCCTGATGGCTTCTCACAACACCCTGCAGAACTTCACTGCTGCCATCCCTACCCACCACTGCCGCCCGCCTGCCGATGCCAACCTCAGCAAGAACGGGGGGCTGGAGGTCTGGCTGCCCCGGGACAGGAAGGGGCAGCCTGAGTCCTGCCTCCGCTTCACCTCCCCACAGTGGGGACTGCCCTTTCCCAATGGCACAGAAGCCAATGGCACAGGGGCCACAGAGCCCTGCACCGATGGCTGGATCTATGACAACAGCACCTTCCCATCTACCATCGTGACTGAG TGGGACCTCGTGTGCTCTCACAGGGCCTTACGCCAGCTGGCCCAGTCCTTGTACATGGTGGGGGTGCTGCTCGGAGCCATGGTGTTCGGCTACCTTGCAGACAG gCTAGGCCGCCGGAAGGTACTGATCTTGAACTACCTGCAGACAGCTGTGTCAGGGACCTGCGCAGCCTTCGCACCCAACTTCCCCATATACTGCGCCTTCCGGCTTCTCTCGGGCATGTCTCTGGCTGGCATCTCCCTCAACTGCATGACACTGA ATGTGGAGTGGATGCCCATCCACACACGGGCCTGCGTGGGCACCTTGATTGGCTATGTCTACAGCCTGGGCCAGTTCCTCCTGGCCGGTGTGGCCTACGCTGTGCCCCAATGGCGCCACCTGCAGCTACTGACCTCTGCGCCTTTTTTTGCCTTCTTCATCTACTCCTG GTTCTTCATCGAGTCAGCCCGCTGGCACTCCTCCTCCGGGAGGCTGGACCTCACCCTGAGGGCCCTGCAGAGAGTCGCCCGGATCAATGGGAAGCGGGAAGAAGGAGCCAAGTTGAGTATGGAG GTACTCCGAGCCAGTCTGCAGAAGGAGCTGACCATGGGCAAAGGCCAGGCATCGGCCATGGAGCTGCTGCGCTGCCCCACCCTCCGCCACCTCTTCCTCCGCCTCTCCATGCTGTG GTTTGCCACTAGCTTTGCATACTATGGGCTGGTCATGGACCTGCAGGGCTTTGGAGTCAGCATCTACCTAATCCAGGTGATCTTTGGTGCCGTGGACCTGCCTGCCAAGCTTGTGGGCTTCCTTGTCATCAACTCCCTGGGTCGCCGGCCTGCCCAGATGGCTGCGCTGCTGCTGGCAGGCATCTGCATCCTGCTCAATGGGGTGATACCCCAGG ACCAGTCCATTGTCCGAACCTCTCTTGCTGTGCTGGGGAAGGGTTGTCTGGCTGCCTCCTTCAACTGCATCTTCCTGTACACTGGGGAACTGTATCCCACAATGATCCG GCAGACAGGCATGGGAATGGGCAGCACCATGGCCCGAGTGGGCAGCATCGTGAGCCCACTGGTGAGCATGACTGCCGAGCTCTACCCCTCCATGCCTCTCTTCATCTACGGTGCTGTTCCCGTGGCCGCCAGCGCTGTCACTGTCCTCCTGCCAGAGACCCTGGGCCAGCCACTGCCGGACACGGTGCAGGACCTGGAGAGCAGGTGGGCCCCCACTCAGAAAGAAGCAGGGATATATCCCAG GAAAGGGAAACAGACACGACAGCAACAAGAGCACCAGAAGTATATGGTCCCACTGCAGGCCTCAGCACAGGAGAAGAATGGACTCTGA